The following are from one region of the Salvelinus fontinalis isolate EN_2023a chromosome 5, ASM2944872v1, whole genome shotgun sequence genome:
- the LOC129855727 gene encoding BTB/POZ domain-containing adapter for CUL3-mediated RhoA degradation protein 1-like isoform X2 → MSAEASAGSVAAASVPATQSSGRGSEEKGVGGGLAGSKYVKLNVGGSLHYTTVQTLSKEDSLLRSMCNGGAEVTIDSEGWVVLDRCGRHFGLVLNFMRDGSVPLPESHRELEEVLKEAQYYRVQGLVQHCMSAMEKQRNVYEGICRIPMITSTKEEQRMITTCRKPVVKLQNNRGNNKYSYTSNSDDNLLKNIELFDKLGLRFNGRVLFVKDVLGDEICCWSFYGEGRKIAEVCCTSIVYATEKKQTKVEFPEARIFEETLNILIYENGRGSGPGGVALLESSSLVASQSEEEGASAGDRRVRRIHVRRHIMHDERGHGQQTVYKD, encoded by the exons ATGTCTGCCGAGGCTTCCGCAGGGAGTGTGGCAGCTGCATCCGTCCCTGCCACCCAGTCCTCTGGCCGGGGCAGCGAGGAgaagggggttggagggggtCTGGCGGGGAGTAAATATGTAAAGCTGAATGTTGGGGGCTCCCTGCATTACACCACGGTACAGACCCTGAGCAAAGAGGACAGCCTACTAAGGAGCATGTGCAATGGAGGAGCAGAGGTCACCATAGATTCGGAGG gctgggtagtgttggacAGGTGTGGTCGCCATTTTGGCTTGGTGCTGAACTTTATGCGGGACGGCTCGGTACCGCTTCCGGAGTCCCACAGAGAGCTGGAGGAAGTTCTGAAGGAAGCTCAGTACTACAGGGTCCAAGGACTAGTCCAGCACTGCATGTCTGCCATGGAG AAACAAAGGAATGTCTATGAGGGGATATGCCGCATTCCCATGATTACCTCAACCAAAGAAGAGCAGAGAATGATAACCACCTGCAGGAAG CCTGTAGTAAAACTACAGAACAACAGAGGGAACAACAAGTATTCGTACACCAG TAACTCGGACGACAACCTGTTGAAAAACATTGAGCTGTTTGATAAACTGGGGCTGCGCTTCAACGGGCGCGTCCTGTTTGTCAAGGACGTGCTCGGGGACGAGATCTGCTGCTGGTCCTTCTATGGTGAGGGACGCAAGATCGCTGAGGTGTGCTGCACATCCATTGTCTACGCCACTGAGAAGAAACAGACCAAG GTGGAGTTTCCTGAAGCCCGCATCTTTGAGGAGACGCTCAACATCCTCATCTATGAGAATGGGCGTGGTTCTGGCCCGGGAGGCGTGGCCCTTTTGGAGTCATCTTCGCTGGTGGCCAGCCAATCAGAGGAGGAGGGGGCCAGTGCAGGGGACCGAAGGGTGAGGAGGATTCACGTGAGGAGGCACATCATGCATGATGAGAGAGGACATGGCCAACAGACTGTGTATAAGGACTGA